The segment AGACAGGCATAAAACCATGGAGCGCTACATCGAGATTAAGGAGGGCATCACAAAGAACCAGAAGGAAAACGATGTGTGCGTCTTAAATTACGATGATCCGGTACTCAGAGAGTTCGGGGAAACCTTAAAGTGTAAGGTTGTCTATTTTTCCAGCCGCGAGAAGCTGAAAAAGGGCCTGTTCCTGGACGGAGATCAGATCGTATACAAGGACGGCGAGACAGTGACGGAGATTGTAAACATCCATGAGCTCAAGCTCCTTGGACGCCACAACCACGAGAACGTCATGGCAGCAGTGGCCATTGCCATGAACATGGATGTTCCCATGGACACCATCCGCCGGGTGGTAAAACGGTTTGAGGCGGTGGAGCACCGCATTGAATTCGTGACAGAGCGGTTCGGTGTAAAATATTACAACGACTCTAAGGGAACGAACCCGGATGCAGCCATGCAGGCCATCAAGGCCATGCCGGGCCCGACGCTTCTCATCGCTGGAGGCTATGACAAGCACTCTGAGTATGACGAGTGGATCGAGAGCTTCGGTGGCAAGGTGCGCTACCTGGTATTAATCGGACAGACCAGGGATAAAATCGCAGAGTGCGCAAAGCGTCACGGCTTTACGGATATTATGTACGCAGAGGACTTGAAAGAAGCTGTTCAGGTCTGCGCTTCCTACGCGAATGCGGGGGACAATGTGCTGCTCTCACCGGCCTGCGCAAGCTGGGGAATGTTTAAAAACTATGAGGAGAGAGGCCGCATGTTCAAGGAGTATGTGAGAAACCTCTAAATGAATCTGAACGCTGTTTCCGACGGGCTCCGGCTGCTGCCTCCTGAAAGGAGGCGCCGGGCCTGGCTGGCAAGTGAGGAGTGATACGATGGCTGATGCGCCGACTACACCGAAAAAAAAGAAAAAAAAGCCCCACCGGTTTTATGATTACAGTCTTCTTCTGGCTGTAGTGTTCCTGACTGTGTTCGGACTGATCATGATCTACAGCGCCAGTTCTTACCGGGCACAGCTGGTGCAGGGTGACGCAGCTTACTTCGTAAAAAGGCAGGGGATGATTGCGGCATGCAGCGCCGTGGGAATGCTGCTTATCTCAAAGATTGACTATCACTGGTTTGCGAAGTTTGCCTATCCGGCTTACTTTGTTTCCCTGATCTGTATGGTTGCCACCATGCTGTTCGGCGTGGAATCCCACGGAAAAAAGAGATGGCTGCAGGTTGGACCGATCCAGTTCCAGCCGACAGAGATGGTAAAGATTTCGCTTATCCTGTTTCTGGCAGTGGTGATTTCACGTCTGGGGTTAAAAATCAACGAGTTCAAGAAGGTGCGGGCGATTATTATCTGGTGCGGTATCCCGGCTCTTCTGATAACAGAGAACAACTTAAGCTCCGGTATCATCACCTGCGGAATTGTGTTTGTAGTTCTCTTTGTGGCCTGCAAAATTAAATGGCCGTTTTTTGCCTGCGCAGGAGCGGGCGTAGGCCTGATTGCTATTTCTCCCTATATAGGAAACGCCCTGGTGGCTCTCCGCCTTCTGAAGCCCTATCAGCTCGACCGAATCACCGCCTGGGTGGATCCAACGGCGACAGACACCGGCTATCAGACCCTTCAGGGGCTTTACGCCATCGGTTCCGGAGGCTTCTTCGGGAGAGGGCTGGGGCAGAGTCTCCAGAAGCTGGGCTTTATCCCCGAGGCGCAGAACGATATGATTTTCTCGGTTATCTGTGAGGAGCTGGGCCTTTTTGGAGCAGTCCTTTTGATTCTCATGTTCATGTTTGTCATTTACCGCTTTATGGTAATCGCCGGAAACGCTCCGGATCTGATGGGGGCACTGCTCGTGGTGGGAGTCATGGCCCATATCGGAATCCAGGTTATCTTAAACGTGGCGGTTGTTACCAACACGATCCCGAACACCGGAGTTACACTGCCCTTTATCAGCTACGGAGGCACATCGGTTCTGTTCCTGATGTGCGAGATGGGACTGGTGTTAAGCGTATCCAACCAGATCAAGCTGGAAACGTAGCAAAGCCGCCTTTAGTCACAGGGACACTCTCTATGCCATAAAATATTATATAGAAGGCATACGGGAGGTTTGGCTTGTCTGCGATAGAAATTCTGGGCAATGGCCCGCTGAGTGGTGAAATAGAGGTACAGGGTTCTAAAAATGCCGTTCTGCCTATGATGGCGGCAGCGGTTCTGGGAAACGGAATTACGGTAATTGAAAATGTCCCCAAAATACAGGATGTCTGCTGTATGATGGGGATTCTTAATTCTCTGGGCTGTGTCTGCTCTCTGAAAGAAAACAGGCTGACGGTGGATTCGTCAGGAGCTTCAGGGACATGTATCAGAAAAGAGGACATGGAAAAAATGCGTTCCTCTGTCATACTTCTGGCTCCGCTTCTGGCAAGGCAGGGGGAGGCCTGCATCTATTATCCGGGAGGCTGCATGATCGGGAAAAGGCCCATTGACCTGCATCTGTTCGCCCTGGGCCGGTTTGGAGCAGAGATTATGGAGGACAGGGAGACGGGGAGAGTGAAAGCGAAGGTAAGCGGGCGCTCTGCCTGCCTGAGGGGAGCCTTTGTGGAGTTTCCCTATCCCAGCGTCGGCGCTACGGAAAATGCCATATTTGCAGCAGTGGCGGCAGACGGTGAGAGTTTTCTTTCCGGCTGCGCCAGAGAGCCGGAAATTACTGCTCTGTGCCACATGCTGAACCGGATGGGAGCCAGGATCCTGGGGGTGGGAACCAGCCATCTGCGGATTTCAGGAGGCCTGCCTCTCCACGGCTGTACGGTGCGGGCAGACGGCGACCGGATTGTGGCGGGAACCTACCTGATGGCAGCTGCTGCTTCCATGGGAGAGATTCAGATAAATGGAATTCGCTCGGAGGAACTGAAAGGTGTGATAGAGCTTCTGAAGGAAGCAGGAGCCTTCATCTACACAGAGAAAGATCGGATTTTCCTCCGTTCTCCAAGGCCCCTCGGACAGATGCGCACAGTGACAGGACCGTATCCTGCTTTTCCCACGGATCTGCAGTCTCCTCTTATGACTCTCTTATGCGTATCAAAGGGAGGAGAAATCAGGGAAACGGTATTTGAGAGCCGCTTTAAAACTGCCGGAGAGCTGAATAAAATGGGAGCTTCCATTCGCCTGGAAGGTGACAGGGCCTTTGTGCGCGGAGGCAGAAGGCTCTTCGGATGCCGGGTAAAGGCCTGCGATCTGCGAGGAGGGGCTGCCCTGGTGACGGCCGGGCTGACCGCTTCAGGGATAACGGTGGTGGAGGATGCGGAGTATATTAAAAGGGGTTATGAAAATATCTGCCGCGACTTGAGTCAGCTGGGCGGACGGCTCAGATATATGGAAAGGGACATCACGGCACCTGGCAGAAAAGAGCAGCCGTCAAAGGAAGACAGGGAAGCGAAGTAAAAAGGGACAGCAGGAGGTACAAAGGTGAGAACATATTTCAGACGCAGAAAAAAAACAGGCCTGATCGCCGCCCTTGCGGTGCTTGCAGTTCTGGTGATCACGGCTGTTTCTCTGCGCATTACAGATGTGACTGTCAGCGGAACGACAAGGTATACGCCGGAGCAGATCGAACAGACGATTTTTGACTCGTCACTGAGCAGAAATACAGCTTACTGTTATTTCCAGTACAGGTTCCGGCCTCATAAGACCATCCCTTTTGTGGAAGACTATAAAATAGTATTCAGAAGTCCCAATGAGGTGGAAATCATCGTATATGAGAAGAGCCTGGTCGGATACGTTTCCTATATGAACAGCAATATGTACTTTGACAAGGACGGAATTATCGTGGAGAGTACCAGCGAAACGCTTCCCGGCATACCGAAAATCCAGGGACTGAAATTCGGCCATGTGGTGCTTCACAAGCCTCTCCCCGTGGAGAACCAGAATATTTTCGAGGATATTCTGAATCTGACGCAGGTGCTGTCCCTCTATGAAATACCGACCGACGGAATCCGCTACCGGGAAAACGGGGAAGCGGTTCTCACAGTCAAGAATCTCCGCGTGGAGCTGGGAAGCGAGTCGGAAATAAACGGAAAAATTTCCGAACTGCATGACATTATCGAGGAGTATCCGGATTTGGACGGAACTCTCTACCTGGATACCTATGACGAGACGAATACCAACCCCATGTACCGCTTCCAAAAAGACTGATTGGTCCAAGAAAGTTATAAATTTGGCAAAATAACAGTTGATATTTTTGGTAAAATAAAATATAGTATTAGATAGGCTAGAATCAGATAAGCACAGGAATGAGCAAAACATAAGCTAAAACCCGATAGAGATGTGAGTGAAGGAGGAAGTTTTCTTGTTAGAGATTAAGATAAATGAGTCAGAGAATGCAGCCAGAATCATTGTAGTTGGCGTAGGCGGAGCAGGAAACAACGCAGTGAACCGTATGATCGAGGAAAATATCGCAGGTGTTGAGTTTATTGGAATCAATACAGACAAACAGGCGCTTCAGTTCTGCAAGGCCTCCACAGCCATGCAGATCGGAGAAAAGCTGACCAAGGGACTTGGAGCAGGCGCAAGACCTGAGATCGGGGAGAAGGCTGCCGAGGAGAATCAGGAGGAGTTAGCCCAGGCGTTAAAGGGTGCAGATATGGTATTTGTCACCTGCGGTATGGGCGGCGGCACAGGTACAGGCGCGGCTCCCGTTGTGGCAAAGATTGCGAAAGATATGGGAATCCTGACAGTCGGAGTTGTCACAAAGCCATTCCGCTTCGAGGCAAAGACACGTATGAACAATGCGATTCAGGGCATTGAAAAGTTAAAGAGCTGCGTGGATACCCTGATTGTCATTCCAAATGACAAGCTGCTTGAGATTGTTGACAGAAGGACAACCATGCCGGATGCATTAAAGAAGGCAGACGAGGTGCTTCAGCAGGCGGTACAGGGAATCACGGATCTGATCAATATTCCAGGCCTTATCAATCTGGACTTTGCGGATGTACAGACTGTTATGGTTGACAAGGGAATCGCTCACATCGGAATCGGACATGCCAAGGGAGACGACAAGGCTATCGAGGCTGTGAAGCAGGCAGTTTCCAGCCCGCTTCTCGAGACTACCATCGAGAATGCATCCCACGTGATCATCAATATTTCCGGCGATATCAGCCTTATTGAGGCAAATGAGGCTGCTTCCTATGTTCAGGAACTTGCAGGCGATGACGCCAACATTATTTTCGGCGCCATGTACGATGAGAACGCTCAGGACGAGGCCACAATTACAGTTATCGCCACAGGATTAAATGATCAGAATGCAGCGACTCCTGTTGCCAAGGCTATGACCAGCTTCGGAACGAACCCGTTCCAGAAAAAGCAGGCGCCTGTTCAGCCGGCAGGAGCAGGAAGAGAGGCTGCCACGACAGCACAGCCGGCTTCCCAGAGCTTTCACCAGCCAGCAGCCGGATATAAGGCTCCCACATCTGTGAATCAGGCAGGCCAGCAGGCTCCGGCCCAGAATCCTGCCCCGACTCCTTCCTACAGACCTATGGGACAGACACAGATCAATATTCCGGATTTCTTAAAGCATAAGAGATAAAGCCGGCATAAGGCAGTAAAATAGAGAAAATTCAAAAGAGCTTTCATTTCACAGTGAGATGAAGGCTCTTTTTTCATAATTATAGGAAATTCCTCTCAATTTCCTGTAATACAAAAAGCCCTGCCGGGCGGGATGCGTACGCCGCGCGGCGGACAGAAAAATAATTTTCTATATAATTCTTTTTGTTCTATTTATTTATATAATCTGAGCAAATCCGACAAAATCAGAAACAAAGTACAGAACTCTCTGGTTGAAGGAAAGCAGGAGGCATACTCCGCCGGACCCTGAATAGGTGAGAGGTCATTGGCCGGAGAAGGGAAAAAATCCGGGGGGAATCCAGCCGAAATATGGCGATAAAAAAAGAGGATTATCCTGCACACTTTGACAAATTACGAAGGGGAAAGTTTTTATAATAGGTTGTGTCAGACGGGAGGTGAGGCGGCTGGCAGCAGAATATACGCTGTACCTGGACGTGATATTTCTTCAAAATTTTTTGATGAATGTCTGCGTTCTCACGCTGACAGGGAGGATGATGAGGCAAACCTGCAGGGCCGGACGGATTGCGGCGGGAGGAGCAGCAGGGGCGCTGTGGGCCTGCGGCGGAATTTTTCTGCCGCTTTCTTTTCCGATGAAGGCGGCCCTTACCTGCGGGCCTGTGAGCTTACTCATGGTCTTTCTGGCTTTCAGGGAGAGACATCCGGTCAGACTTTTAAAAGGAACGGCGGCACTGTACCTGACAGCCGTTCTTATGGCAGGAGGGCTGGAGCTTGTCAAGGGCCTTTCCGCCAGAGTGTACAATTATGAAAATCCCGCAAACCCCAGGCAGCAGAAACTGCCTTTTTATGTGCTTTTTTTTGCGGCAGCGGCAGTATTCTTCTTTATCTGCTTCCTGCTTGAAGCGGTTAGGGAGGAACGGAGGAGAAGAAGCCATATGGCAGGTGCCACGATTTTTTTCCAGGGGAGAAGTCTTCAGGTGCAGGCATTTCTCGATACAGGAAACCGGCTGACCGATCCCGTATCCGGACGGCCTGTGAGCGTTATCTGGGCCGGAGCTTTGGAGGGATTTTTTGACGGAGCGCCGGGGGTGACTCTTATTCCCTACAGGAGCGTGGGAAAAGAAAGCGGACTCCTGCCGGCAGTGAAGGCTGACTGTATCTGTATCGAACTGGAGGGAAAGTGCAGAGAGCTTAAAAATCCTCTCATCGCCGTCTCGCAGGCTCCTCTGTCGTCAGACGGAAGCTATGAAATGCTTCTGCATGAGGCATTCTGGGAGAAGGCAGTCAGGTCTGAGAAGTCCTGCCACGGGGGAGACGCCAGGACGGGGAAGACAGAGAAAGACAAAAGCAGGCAGACGGAAGGCGGACAGGAGACAGAAAAATCGGAAAATAATTGGGCAGGCAGCGAAAGGCTCACAGAGCCTGAGACATACGAAAAAACGGGAAAGGAAACAGAAAGAAAAAATGATGCAGTGGGAAAAAATGGAACACAAAAAGGCGGCTCTGAGGGAAAGACAGGACTGGAAAACAGCAGGAGCCCGCAGAATGAGGACGGCGGCAAAAGCGGGCGCAAGGAGCCTGAGAATCAGTCAGGAGGAGAGAAATATGGTGATTAAGGTTGCAATATCGAACCGGTTTCGGCTGAAGACAGTACCTTCATTTAAAACTCTGCTTATGCAGAAGGAAGGGGAAATCCACTACATAGGAGGGGCAGACATTCTGCCGGCTCCCCTGGACAGCAAGGAGGAGGCAGAGGTTTTAGGTGAGCTGGGCACGGAAAAGGACAGGGAGGCTAAATCCAGGCTGATTGAGCACAACCTCAGGCTGGTGGTCTACATAGCAAAGAAGTTTGACAACACAAGCGTGGGTGTGGAGGATCTGATTTCCATCGGAACCATCGGGCTTATTAAAGCCATCAATACCTTTAACACGGGAAAGAATATTAAGCTGGCCACCTACGCATCGCGCTGTATCGAAAATGAGATTCTGATGTATCTAAGGCGGAACAATAAGACGAAGCTGGAGGTCTCCATCGACGAGCCCCTCAATGTGGACTGGGACGGAAATGAGCTTCTGCTCTCCGATATTCTGGGAACAGATGAGGATGTGATCTACAGGGATCTGGAGGATGAGATAGAGAGGAACCTTTTGAACACAGCTATCAGCCGGCTGAATCCCAGGG is part of the Clostridium sp. M62/1 genome and harbors:
- the murA gene encoding UDP-N-acetylglucosamine 1-carboxyvinyltransferase, encoding MSAIEILGNGPLSGEIEVQGSKNAVLPMMAAAVLGNGITVIENVPKIQDVCCMMGILNSLGCVCSLKENRLTVDSSGASGTCIRKEDMEKMRSSVILLAPLLARQGEACIYYPGGCMIGKRPIDLHLFALGRFGAEIMEDRETGRVKAKVSGRSACLRGAFVEFPYPSVGATENAIFAAVAADGESFLSGCAREPEITALCHMLNRMGARILGVGTSHLRISGGLPLHGCTVRADGDRIVAGTYLMAAAASMGEIQINGIRSEELKGVIELLKEAGAFIYTEKDRIFLRSPRPLGQMRTVTGPYPAFPTDLQSPLMTLLCVSKGGEIRETVFESRFKTAGELNKMGASIRLEGDRAFVRGGRRLFGCRVKACDLRGGAALVTAGLTASGITVVEDAEYIKRGYENICRDLSQLGGRLRYMERDITAPGRKEQPSKEDREAK
- a CDS encoding FtsW/RodA/SpoVE family cell cycle protein, producing the protein MADAPTTPKKKKKKPHRFYDYSLLLAVVFLTVFGLIMIYSASSYRAQLVQGDAAYFVKRQGMIAACSAVGMLLISKIDYHWFAKFAYPAYFVSLICMVATMLFGVESHGKKRWLQVGPIQFQPTEMVKISLILFLAVVISRLGLKINEFKKVRAIIIWCGIPALLITENNLSSGIITCGIVFVVLFVACKIKWPFFACAGAGVGLIAISPYIGNALVALRLLKPYQLDRITAWVDPTATDTGYQTLQGLYAIGSGGFFGRGLGQSLQKLGFIPEAQNDMIFSVICEELGLFGAVLLILMFMFVIYRFMVIAGNAPDLMGALLVVGVMAHIGIQVILNVAVVTNTIPNTGVTLPFISYGGTSVLFLMCEMGLVLSVSNQIKLET
- a CDS encoding cell division protein FtsQ/DivIB, translated to MRTYFRRRKKTGLIAALAVLAVLVITAVSLRITDVTVSGTTRYTPEQIEQTIFDSSLSRNTAYCYFQYRFRPHKTIPFVEDYKIVFRSPNEVEIIVYEKSLVGYVSYMNSNMYFDKDGIIVESTSETLPGIPKIQGLKFGHVVLHKPLPVENQNIFEDILNLTQVLSLYEIPTDGIRYRENGEAVLTVKNLRVELGSESEINGKISELHDIIEEYPDLDGTLYLDTYDETNTNPMYRFQKD
- a CDS encoding sigma-E processing peptidase SpoIIGA, translated to MIFLQNFLMNVCVLTLTGRMMRQTCRAGRIAAGGAAGALWACGGIFLPLSFPMKAALTCGPVSLLMVFLAFRERHPVRLLKGTAALYLTAVLMAGGLELVKGLSARVYNYENPANPRQQKLPFYVLFFAAAAVFFFICFLLEAVREERRRRSHMAGATIFFQGRSLQVQAFLDTGNRLTDPVSGRPVSVIWAGALEGFFDGAPGVTLIPYRSVGKESGLLPAVKADCICIELEGKCRELKNPLIAVSQAPLSSDGSYEMLLHEAFWEKAVRSEKSCHGGDARTGKTEKDKSRQTEGGQETEKSENNWAGSERLTEPETYEKTGKETERKNDAVGKNGTQKGGSEGKTGLENSRSPQNEDGGKSGRKEPENQSGGEKYGD
- the sigE gene encoding RNA polymerase sporulation sigma factor SigE; translation: MVIKVAISNRFRLKTVPSFKTLLMQKEGEIHYIGGADILPAPLDSKEEAEVLGELGTEKDREAKSRLIEHNLRLVVYIAKKFDNTSVGVEDLISIGTIGLIKAINTFNTGKNIKLATYASRCIENEILMYLRRNNKTKLEVSIDEPLNVDWDGNELLLSDILGTDEDVIYRDLEDEIERNLLNTAISRLNPREKKIVELRFGLNSENGEEMTQKEVADLLGISQSYISRLEKKIMKRLKKEIVKYE
- the ftsZ gene encoding cell division protein FtsZ, coding for MLEIKINESENAARIIVVGVGGAGNNAVNRMIEENIAGVEFIGINTDKQALQFCKASTAMQIGEKLTKGLGAGARPEIGEKAAEENQEELAQALKGADMVFVTCGMGGGTGTGAAPVVAKIAKDMGILTVGVVTKPFRFEAKTRMNNAIQGIEKLKSCVDTLIVIPNDKLLEIVDRRTTMPDALKKADEVLQQAVQGITDLINIPGLINLDFADVQTVMVDKGIAHIGIGHAKGDDKAIEAVKQAVSSPLLETTIENASHVIINISGDISLIEANEAASYVQELAGDDANIIFGAMYDENAQDEATITVIATGLNDQNAATPVAKAMTSFGTNPFQKKQAPVQPAGAGREAATTAQPASQSFHQPAAGYKAPTSVNQAGQQAPAQNPAPTPSYRPMGQTQINIPDFLKHKR
- the murD gene encoding UDP-N-acetylmuramoyl-L-alanine--D-glutamate ligase — its product is MSQKVLVAGSGISGIAAAKLLLDMGGEVVLYDGNEKLREEDLRKKFDENAKVSFVLGELTRTDLLGVELSIISPGISLEAPFVSVIDQAGIPIWSEIQLAYHCAKGRLAAITGTNGKTTTTALTGEIMKACYDSVFVVGNIGDPYTAHALETTEKSVTVAEVSSFQLETIMDFRPNVSAILNITPDHLDRHKTMERYIEIKEGITKNQKENDVCVLNYDDPVLREFGETLKCKVVYFSSREKLKKGLFLDGDQIVYKDGETVTEIVNIHELKLLGRHNHENVMAAVAIAMNMDVPMDTIRRVVKRFEAVEHRIEFVTERFGVKYYNDSKGTNPDAAMQAIKAMPGPTLLIAGGYDKHSEYDEWIESFGGKVRYLVLIGQTRDKIAECAKRHGFTDIMYAEDLKEAVQVCASYANAGDNVLLSPACASWGMFKNYEERGRMFKEYVRNL